In one Nicotiana sylvestris chromosome 8, ASM39365v2, whole genome shotgun sequence genomic region, the following are encoded:
- the LOC104232713 gene encoding uncharacterized protein translates to MRIPPKTPQSISRAAAIAATTTSSPPMSSVTSAELPGGGSRKRPSPDPTHVPHRGSSQKPRPTSASAGVQDHPTSLRSSIHQPETSTKAKVCKRSPVEKSQSGQINTSPAMQPQPGLTTEVKAEIEDVAPDSIQGGNGEGPPPRTTGIQGTIVSPSIQEELRTTNGAQLDHKTKKEADLSNQPTCSIDVNFLQQVVVAFKEVKANQEESTTLVKETISLNPSLEPTFLAIREKHGDITKDCPLESGQMLSSVLAVICKVVQELQKKHLTDVDCNLLNSYYLVVKDAEKMKVNVNWLRARLDEIKDAVNSIVETKNLNDEKNRLAELIENEKRNLVFMKTELENLKVEIATKESQLNVETLVNQELSGMISNRALEIQQLQNMPLMEAFQ, encoded by the exons GTGGGTCAAGGAAAAGACCTTCACCCGACCCGACCCATGTTCCTCATCGTGGTTCTTCACAGAAACCGAGACCAACTTCAGCATCGG CTGGTGTTCAAGATCATCCAACATCATTAAGATCATCAATTCATCAGCCCGAAACATCAACCAAAGCCAAAGTATGCAAGAGAAGTCCGGTGGAAAAAAGTCAGTCGGGGCAAATTAATACTTCACCAGCTATGCAGCCACAACCAGGATTAACGACAGAAGTAAAGGCGGAAATTGAAGATGTTGCACCTGATAGTATTCAAGGCGGTAATGGTGAAGGTCCTCCTCCTCGTACTACTGGCATTCAAGGGACAATTGTTAGTCCCTCGATACAAGAAGAACTGCGCACGACTAATGGTGCTCAGTTGGAtcacaaaacaaagaaagaagCTGATTTAAGTAATCAGCCAACCTGCAGCATTGATGTGAATTTCCTTCAACAAGTAGTGGTTGCTTTTAAAGAAGTAAAAGCAAACCAAGAAGAAAGCACAACATTGGTGAAAGAAACAATTAGCTTGAATCCAAGTCTTGAACCAACTTTTCTTGCCATCCGAGAAAAACACGGTGACATTACAAAGGATTGTCCTCTGGAGTCAGGCCAAATGCTGAGTTCTGTTTTAGCAGTTATATGTAAAGTTGTCCAAGAACTCCAAAAGAAACATTTGACTGATGTTGATTGTAATCTCTTGAACTCCTATTACTTGGTAGTCAAGGATGCTGAGAAAATGAAGGTGAATGTCAACTGGTTACGAGCTCGGCTTGATGAGATTAAAGATGCAGTAAATTCTATTGTCGAGACAAAAAATCTCAACGATGAGAAGAATAGGCTTGCGGAACTGATTGAAAATGAGAAAAGGAATCTGGTATTTATGAAAACTGAATTGGAGAACCTTAAGGTTGAAATTGCAACAAAGGAAAGTCAGCTTAATGTGGAAACACTGGTGAATCAAGAGCTAAGCGGTATGATTAGTAATCGGGCACTCGAAATTCAGCAGCTTCAAAACATGCCCTTGATGGAGGCATTTCAATAG
- the LOC138876339 gene encoding uncharacterized protein, which produces MRMLEELIKRIESGEKKIDDNDKKMETYNTRVDQISGAPPILEGLDSKRFVQRPFPSSAAPKPIPKKFYMPEIPKYNGMTDPNEHVTSYTCAIKGNDLEDDEIESVLLKKFGETLSKGVLIWYHNLPPNSIDSFAMLADSFVKAHVGAIKIAMRKSNLFKVRQKENEMLREFVSRFQVERTDLPPVTYDWAVQDFAQGLNTRSSIASRQLKQNLLEYSAVTWADVLNRYQSKIRIEDDQLGTPSGSVYPTMPMGRIKGDVDREPRSNRDQYQPYNGDHGCNGSGFRTK; this is translated from the coding sequence atgaggatgctcgaggAACTCATCAAGAGAATCGAGTCCGGGGAGAAGAAGATCGATGATAATGACAAAAAAATGGAGACTTATAACACCCGTGTTGATCAAATATCGGGGGCACCCCCGATCTTAGAAGGACTAGACTCTAAAAGGTTCGTGCAAAGACCATTCCCCTctagtgcggctccgaagccaatTCCCAAGAAGTTCTATATGCCCGAGATTCCCAAATATAACGGGATGACCGATCCAAATGAACACGTTACCTCGTATACGTGCGCTATCAAAGGAAacgacttggaagatgacgaaaTTGAATCCGTActactgaagaagttcggggagaCTCTGTCCAAGGGTGTcttgatatggtatcataacttaccccctaattctattgattcgtttgctatgcttgcagattcttttgtaaaaGCACACGTCGGAGCCATTAAAATTGCAATGAGGAAGTCAAACCTTTTTAAGGTAAGGCAGaaagaaaacgagatgctcagggaattTGTATCTCGGTTCCAAGTAGAGAGAACGGATTTGCCTCCGGTCACCTATGACTGGGCCGTTCAAGATTTCGCTCAAGGTCTCAACACTCGGAGTTCTATAGCTTCACGTCAGCTGAAGCAAAATTTGCTCGAGTACTCGGCTGTTACTTGGGCCGACGTACTTAatcggtaccagtcaaagattagAATCGAAGATGATCAACTAGGGACTCCTTCAGGGTCCGTTTATCCTACCATGCCTATGGGTAGGATCAAAGGGGACGTCGATCGAGAGCCAAGGTCGAATAGAGATCAATATCAACCGTACAATGGGGACCATGGATGCAACGGGTCTGGGTTTCGCACAAAGTGA